The DNA region TAGGCACCCGGGGcacaaacaaacaagtaaaaggAGTCTGACTACGCAGAACAAGCACTGAAAGTCCACTACCTGCAGCCCTTAACGTTTGAAAACACGTACTTCTAAACTCATTGGGTCTGGGGCAAGCCAACATATTTTTATCTTCTCGGGTTGGGTTTTACAACGGAGACAAAGTACACGTCGGAAGGATGAAGCGTTCCCGGGCAACACAGTGCAGATGGGTTGCAGCTGTACCTCCCGTATTTGCAAAGCGCTTGCCAGCAACGGAGCCCAAAGAGACAGTGACTCTTAGGCCCATCGCTTTAGGGAGGTTACAGAAAAAAGACTGAGGAATCGGGGCGAATATCTTAATTTTGTGAAACCGCCTGGAGTTTTAAGAGCTGGACCTTGGCAGCACCATTAACAAAAGAATTCAGAAACTCAGCCACTAGCAAGCCATGCGGACAACACCTACTCATCGAAACGCCAATATTCAAAACAAAACCAAGGGTTTGACCAAGCACACCACGTGTTTCCCAGCGCCTCAAGTGTCTTCCTAAATCACTCAGCTGCACCCGCGGCAGAGGCGGACCCTTCCGGCGCGGGAGCCGCGAGCCGCGCACGTCGATGCGCTCCGGGATGAGGCGGATGCGACCCTCGGGCCCACGTTCACGGCCAAGGTGGGCAGGCCTCGCCCAGCCCGGCCGCGCCGCTGCCCACGAGCCCGCGGCCCAGCCACCCCGGCGTTCCTACCTCACGCCGCTGCTCCGAAAGCCCCGGGACGCGGGCCCGGCCTGTCCCCGGGCCCCCGCCGGCACGCGGCCCAGGCGGCCGCCGAGCAGCGAGAGGCCGCGGGCCGGCAGCGCCATGGCAGCGGACCGCCAGCCCTAGCCCCCGGGCTCCTCCTCCGGCCGCTCGCTCAAGTCCTCACAGCAGGCTCGACTCCGCCACCGCGCGGCAGGAAGGGAGCGCGAGTCGGGGAAGCGGGCCCGCCGGCCGGGCGCCACGCGGGGTGGGGACCGTGGCGGGGAGGGGCCGAGAGGATGCCGGGCCATAGGGGGCGGGGCCAGTAGCCGAGCTCCGCGCGGGCCCGAGGGCGGGCCGTCAGGGGCGGGGCCAGTAGCCGAGCTCCGCGCGGGCCCGAGGGCGGGCCGTCAGGGGCGGGGCCAGTAGCCGAGCTCCGCGCGGGCCCGAGGGCGGGCCgtcagggggcggggccagtAGCCGAGCTCCGCGCGGGCCCGAGGGCGGGCCGTCAGGGGCGGGGCCAGTAGCCGAGCTCCGCGCGGGCCCGAGGGCGGGCCGTCAGGGGCGGGGCCAGTAGCCGAGCTCCGCGCGGGCCCGAGGGCGGGCcgtcagggggcggggccgggagttGCGGGGAAAGGCGCGCGGCTGTGGAGAGTGTCTGTGTGGCCCGGGGACTCTGCCGCCCGTAGTCCCATTGCGAAAGCGCGCGGAAGATGTTTTAACTAAACAATTCACACACCACGCCACACCTTCCCCCGAACCAGAGTTTCTGCCCAGCGGTCTCGGTGGCTGCACTTGACTGCGAGCAGGGACGATGCCATGGGTTCTTTGTTTCCCACGCTTTTTGTGCGGCCTTGGGAGCTAGAGAAGCAAAGATGGGAGGCGTGGAGAAGGAAGGGGACGCGACTGAGGAAGGCCTGGACGCTAGGGTTTCTACGGCTCTGCTTCATCATCTCTACTTGTGGAGGGAAAGGTGGGCGTCCCCGTGGTTTCCTGAGTCAGGGTCGTGATTTAGTGCAGGCGCCCTGCGTGGGGCGGTGCGGTTGTATGAGAAAGCAAAGCATCTGCTCCCTCAGAAAATGAACTAT from Oryctolagus cuniculus chromosome 8, mOryCun1.1, whole genome shotgun sequence includes:
- the MTHFD2L gene encoding bifunctional methylenetetrahydrofolate dehydrogenase/cyclohydrolase 2, mitochondrial isoform X7, whose amino-acid sequence is MALPARGLSLLGGRLGRVPAGARGQAGPASRGFRSSGVRTSREKRFHLPEVSTVCLPTCPHPQPAFFFFF